In Thermocrinis minervae, a single genomic region encodes these proteins:
- a CDS encoding bacterio-opsin activator, which translates to MVVVLSGLPSEMDQKELEHLASRVFFKAIDLLGGLNKLTEYRTLTWLPSLARAAYVVVLKDEYLKSEEEIAQKVGLTKNTVRNILRADPTAALEKLKRLEELVGEEKKELKVHTAGGIAKLAYKMVKEGGDAETLIHYCERVAEDIVKTLDIPWAYVVLKHSKGTKYPIQDPSILSEKLKDIKIKGIDAQEIIQKLHYPIRNPAQLLHEIKLALSEYTQ; encoded by the coding sequence ATGGTGGTCGTGCTTAGTGGCTTACCAAGCGAGATGGATCAAAAGGAACTGGAGCACTTAGCAAGCAGAGTCTTTTTCAAAGCCATTGACCTGCTCGGTGGCCTCAACAAGCTTACCGAGTACAGGACGCTTACATGGTTACCTAGCCTAGCAAGGGCTGCCTATGTGGTAGTTCTAAAGGATGAATACCTAAAGTCGGAAGAGGAGATAGCCCAGAAGGTAGGTCTTACTAAGAACACAGTGAGGAACATACTAAGGGCAGACCCAACGGCAGCGCTGGAAAAGCTAAAAAGGCTTGAAGAGCTTGTAGGTGAGGAAAAGAAAGAACTCAAGGTACATACGGCAGGTGGTATAGCAAAGCTTGCCTACAAGATGGTTAAAGAGGGTGGTGATGCAGAGACGCTCATACACTACTGCGAAAGAGTGGCCGAGGACATAGTGAAGACCCTTGACATACCCTGGGCTTATGTAGTACTCAAGCACTCCAAAGGTACCAAATATCCCATCCAAGATCCATCGATCCTTTCGGAAAAGTTAAAAGACATAAAGATAAAAGGAATAGACGCTCAGGAGATCATCCAAAAGCTTCATTATCCCATAAGGAACCCAGCCCAGCTCCTGCATGAGATAAAGCTAGCCCTTAGTGAATACACTCAGTAG
- a CDS encoding dihydroorotase, producing MSKILIKNARIVDPSQSLDVVGDLLIEKGRIKEIGQNLIEFEAQIVDARGLILCPGFVDLHVHARDPGQTYKEDIRTVSMCAVAGGFTTIVCMPNTNPPIDSPEVVNYVICESQKVGLCRILPAGAITKGRKGKDLTDFYALKKAGCVALTDDGSPLMDSRLMEITLKLSRDLGLLVMNHCEDDRLAYGHIDEGYVSSLLGIASRPASAEDVLVARDCILSYRTGGRLHVQHISSSLSLDIVRFFKEKGAPVSCEVNPYHLTLTQEELLKSGSNAKVNPPLRTEEDRRALIEALKDGTIDCVATDHAPHASWEKGLIEKAMPGMIGLQLALPMMLKLVDEGHISLSKMVELMSYKPAQLIGLGCGTLKPGAVADVILFDPKKEWVLSEETNLSKSRNTPLWGKVLKGKVMLTILQGKVVYKDTDTS from the coding sequence ATGAGTAAGATACTCATAAAGAATGCTAGGATAGTAGATCCTTCCCAAAGCCTTGATGTTGTTGGAGACCTTCTCATAGAGAAGGGAAGGATAAAGGAGATAGGGCAGAACCTTATAGAGTTTGAAGCTCAGATAGTGGACGCAAGGGGGCTCATCCTTTGTCCTGGTTTCGTAGACCTGCACGTACACGCCAGGGACCCAGGCCAGACTTACAAGGAGGATATACGTACGGTAAGCATGTGTGCGGTTGCTGGTGGTTTTACCACCATAGTGTGTATGCCCAACACAAACCCACCCATAGACAGTCCAGAAGTGGTCAACTATGTGATCTGTGAATCCCAGAAGGTAGGTCTGTGCAGGATACTTCCAGCAGGTGCCATCACCAAGGGAAGAAAAGGGAAGGATCTAACAGACTTTTACGCTCTAAAGAAGGCTGGCTGTGTGGCACTAACAGACGATGGAAGTCCTCTTATGGACTCAAGGCTCATGGAGATTACCCTAAAGCTCTCAAGAGACTTAGGTCTTCTAGTGATGAATCACTGTGAGGATGACAGGTTAGCCTATGGCCATATAGACGAAGGTTACGTAAGCTCCCTTCTAGGTATTGCCTCAAGGCCAGCATCCGCGGAGGATGTGCTAGTGGCCAGAGATTGCATCCTCTCATACAGGACAGGCGGAAGGCTCCACGTACAGCATATATCCTCAAGTTTAAGCCTTGATATAGTGAGGTTCTTCAAAGAAAAGGGAGCTCCTGTCTCGTGCGAAGTAAACCCTTACCACCTTACCCTTACCCAAGAGGAGCTTTTGAAGAGTGGCTCCAACGCCAAAGTAAACCCGCCTCTCAGAACAGAAGAAGACAGAAGAGCTCTTATTGAAGCTCTTAAGGATGGGACCATAGACTGTGTGGCCACGGACCATGCACCCCACGCAAGCTGGGAAAAGGGACTTATAGAGAAAGCCATGCCAGGCATGATAGGCCTACAGCTAGCTCTTCCTATGATGCTCAAACTCGTTGATGAAGGACACATAAGCCTCAGCAAAATGGTAGAGCTTATGTCTTATAAGCCTGCTCAGCTTATAGGTTTGGGATGTGGAACTCTAAAGCCTGGTGCCGTAGCCGATGTGATACTATTTGATCCAAAGAAGGAATGGGTACTTTCGGAGGAAACAAACCTTTCCAAGTCAAGGAATACACCACTGTGGGGAAAGGTACTAAAGGGAAAGGTAATGCTCACCATCCTTCAGGGAAAGGTGGTTTACAAAGATACTGATACGTCCTAA
- a CDS encoding cation diffusion facilitator family transporter, with product MKKHHWALISLLLNLMQSLLKAVGGFYTGSLSMLGEAIHSLSDSFASLVAYISVRFSERKSQRFPYGLYKLENVGSTVIGIFLVLASYEIIKRAFEEEVKIDRNHLPLGISIIVLSLASSLILSLLERKAGKELNSPTLIADSYHTLTDALGSFLVLMSLVGSYLGYSLDRYFAVGVSLLILYTAIGIFKRELSVLLDVSVDEEILEQMRQTILEFEEVKEIKSLFVRSSGGRLFADITITITGNDAVSIHKRVDQIEMALKQKFPNLEAVFIHYEPIVEQKVAVLLDASGNVSKTFAEAKEILFLGDSIEKVKKVKNLSEFQIAKIIQKEKASTVICGQHPECNMAKAVLSHEGIFVWETDKKNPYEAVSEVLKYKENVNSG from the coding sequence ATGAAGAAACATCATTGGGCTTTGATTTCTCTATTGTTAAACCTAATGCAATCCCTTTTAAAGGCTGTAGGAGGTTTTTACACAGGTAGCCTTTCCATGCTTGGGGAGGCCATCCACTCCCTGTCTGATTCCTTTGCCTCACTGGTGGCATACATCAGCGTGCGCTTTTCTGAGAGAAAGAGTCAAAGGTTTCCCTATGGGCTTTACAAGCTTGAAAACGTAGGTTCGACTGTTATAGGGATCTTTTTGGTACTGGCTTCCTACGAAATAATAAAAAGAGCTTTCGAGGAAGAGGTGAAAATAGACAGAAACCACCTACCCTTAGGCATCTCCATAATAGTACTATCTTTGGCAAGCTCTTTGATACTCTCCCTTTTGGAAAGGAAGGCTGGAAAAGAGCTCAACTCTCCAACGCTCATAGCCGATTCTTATCATACGCTCACAGATGCCCTAGGATCTTTCCTAGTCCTTATGAGCCTTGTAGGGTCATACCTTGGCTACAGCCTAGACAGGTACTTTGCTGTAGGAGTTTCCTTGCTCATACTCTACACAGCCATAGGAATCTTCAAAAGGGAACTGTCTGTACTTCTGGACGTTTCCGTGGACGAGGAGATATTAGAGCAGATGAGGCAAACTATCCTTGAATTTGAGGAAGTTAAAGAGATAAAGTCTTTGTTTGTCAGGTCATCGGGGGGTAGGCTCTTCGCAGACATAACCATCACCATAACAGGCAACGATGCCGTAAGCATACATAAAAGAGTAGACCAGATAGAGATGGCCTTAAAGCAGAAGTTTCCCAACCTTGAGGCTGTCTTCATACATTACGAACCTATAGTAGAGCAAAAGGTAGCTGTACTTTTGGATGCGAGCGGTAACGTAAGCAAGACCTTCGCAGAGGCTAAGGAGATCCTCTTCCTGGGCGATTCAATCGAGAAGGTAAAGAAGGTTAAAAACCTCTCTGAGTTCCAAATAGCCAAGATAATACAAAAAGAAAAAGCCTCTACTGTGATATGCGGACAACATCCAGAGTGTAATATGGCAAAGGCAGTTCTAAGCCATGAGGGTATATTTGTGTGGGAGACAGACAAGAAAAACCCCTACGAAGCTGTTTCAGAGGTTTTAAAGTATAAGGAAAACGTAAACTCTGGTTAA
- a CDS encoding glutamine-synthetase adenylyltransferase — protein MFPSEWFEKAKGKLLNPQRAKESLEELLKRHPDPQSLISYLNERRFILLLELLDRSECIRKFLINHPEDFQNTIPGLWYVRKKKEDYLKELKSLLSDSLSDEKFSERLAYYRHRELMRLLSKEILGTAKLEDILHEYSELPDAMLECAYERALSEYTEKYGKPLEENGKEVTGCIIALGKLGSYELNYYSDIDLMFIHSSDNGQAGKLTLNEFFSKVFQKVFTLMNTVTPEGKPYEVDLDLRPFGRSGPISMSVRSAELYYESYGRVWERFALLRARFCAGDKELYEVFEREVKNPFVFRKSIDYKVIEEIKLLKAQILAQSKKRVLNKVDVKTGEGGIREVEFAVQALVLLLGGKNPFLRESNTFRAIWKLNQKGIFSNEQTVILEKAYEFLRRLEHTIQMFRCTQTHSFSPNDVDALAFLMGLSREEFERTFRYYTSEVSKVFEGIMPEERPKELDPIQQAILTEDENLAREVLSAYGFKNPLRAYSILVSYIHGKEGVILSSEEKKKFIELLPSLIKNMSMSTDPDETLINFDKFFSNPTGRKVVLSPAKEDVNQKLCKVFSLSSYLSNLISRNPDLVEDVLTLYQDFPEEEKLTEEFEKYKQTLNLSPENLFRRFKKVWEVRIALVYLLKKDHRYKKLMDFFASLTMLADFLLKKAYQFLELDGILLLSLGKYGSAELSIGSDLDLVFVSSQVDYELTKKAQNFVRFLTTHTSEGYLYDVDFRLRPMGTKGELLPPLEFYREYFRNTARTWERLAWTRCRYVVGPEYLKEEMEKLLTEFLFEKPVGKKEREEIKQMRHMLEGQAKKGKDLIDLKFSPGGLLDGEFIIQYYIILEGLREPSMIRACQKLMEKHSILKDVYQKYMFLRLVETRLRLSKERAGSVLHRQDLQRLASSLGMDVDEFSEELFNTLKGMRELFLEVFG, from the coding sequence GTGTTTCCTTCCGAGTGGTTTGAAAAAGCTAAAGGTAAGCTTCTAAACCCCCAAAGGGCCAAGGAAAGCCTCGAGGAGCTGTTAAAACGCCATCCTGACCCACAGAGCCTCATCTCCTACCTCAACGAAAGAAGGTTTATCCTCCTGCTTGAGCTTCTAGATAGGTCCGAATGTATAAGGAAGTTCCTCATCAACCACCCAGAAGACTTTCAGAACACTATCCCTGGCCTTTGGTACGTAAGGAAGAAAAAGGAGGACTACCTGAAGGAGCTTAAGAGCCTTCTTTCGGACTCCCTCAGCGACGAGAAGTTTTCAGAAAGGCTTGCTTACTATAGGCACAGGGAGCTTATGAGGTTGCTCTCAAAGGAGATCCTTGGAACTGCAAAGCTTGAGGACATCCTTCACGAGTACTCGGAGCTTCCAGACGCCATGCTTGAGTGCGCCTACGAAAGAGCCCTAAGTGAATATACGGAAAAATACGGGAAGCCCTTGGAAGAAAATGGGAAGGAGGTCACAGGATGCATAATAGCCCTAGGTAAACTGGGAAGCTACGAACTTAACTACTACTCAGACATAGACCTTATGTTCATCCACTCTTCCGACAATGGGCAAGCCGGAAAGCTAACTTTAAACGAGTTCTTCTCTAAGGTATTTCAAAAGGTCTTTACCCTCATGAACACAGTAACACCTGAGGGAAAACCCTACGAGGTGGATTTAGATCTTAGGCCCTTCGGGAGATCGGGTCCTATAAGCATGTCTGTAAGGAGTGCAGAACTCTACTACGAATCCTATGGAAGAGTGTGGGAGAGGTTTGCCCTTCTAAGAGCACGTTTCTGTGCTGGAGACAAAGAGCTGTACGAGGTGTTTGAAAGGGAGGTAAAAAACCCTTTTGTCTTTAGAAAATCCATAGACTATAAGGTCATAGAAGAAATAAAGCTCCTCAAAGCCCAGATACTTGCCCAATCAAAGAAGAGAGTTCTAAACAAGGTAGATGTCAAAACAGGTGAGGGTGGCATAAGGGAGGTAGAATTTGCCGTCCAGGCTTTGGTCCTACTCCTGGGTGGTAAAAACCCTTTCCTGAGAGAGAGCAACACCTTCAGGGCTATATGGAAGCTAAACCAGAAAGGTATATTCTCAAACGAACAGACAGTCATCCTAGAGAAGGCATACGAGTTTTTAAGGAGGCTTGAACACACAATACAGATGTTCAGGTGCACACAGACACACAGCTTTTCTCCCAACGATGTGGATGCTCTAGCTTTCCTGATGGGCCTATCAAGGGAAGAGTTTGAAAGGACATTCCGGTACTACACTTCGGAGGTAAGCAAGGTCTTTGAAGGCATAATGCCGGAAGAAAGGCCAAAGGAGCTTGATCCCATCCAGCAGGCCATCTTAACAGAAGACGAAAACCTGGCAAGGGAAGTTCTAAGCGCATACGGCTTTAAAAACCCCCTGAGAGCCTACAGCATACTGGTAAGCTACATACACGGTAAGGAAGGAGTTATACTTTCAAGCGAAGAAAAGAAGAAGTTCATAGAGCTTCTTCCGAGTCTTATAAAGAACATGTCCATGTCCACGGATCCAGACGAGACGCTCATAAACTTTGACAAGTTCTTCTCCAACCCCACAGGCAGGAAGGTAGTGCTAAGCCCAGCCAAGGAAGATGTAAACCAAAAGCTCTGCAAGGTTTTTTCCCTATCTTCATACCTTTCTAACCTGATAAGCAGGAATCCAGACCTGGTGGAAGACGTTCTTACCCTTTACCAAGACTTTCCAGAAGAGGAAAAACTCACCGAAGAGTTTGAAAAGTACAAGCAGACGCTTAATCTAAGCCCTGAGAATCTCTTCAGACGTTTCAAAAAAGTCTGGGAAGTAAGAATTGCTCTAGTGTACCTTCTTAAGAAGGACCACAGGTACAAAAAGCTTATGGACTTCTTTGCAAGCCTTACCATGCTCGCAGACTTTTTGCTTAAGAAAGCATACCAGTTTCTAGAGCTTGACGGTATACTCCTTCTATCCCTTGGAAAGTACGGTAGCGCTGAGTTAAGCATAGGTTCAGACCTTGACCTCGTCTTTGTTTCCTCTCAAGTGGACTACGAGCTTACAAAGAAGGCTCAAAACTTTGTAAGGTTCTTAACCACTCACACCTCTGAAGGCTACCTATACGATGTAGACTTTAGACTAAGACCCATGGGTACAAAGGGAGAGCTTCTGCCACCTCTTGAGTTCTACAGGGAGTACTTTAGGAACACAGCAAGAACCTGGGAAAGGCTAGCATGGACAAGGTGTAGATACGTAGTAGGGCCAGAGTATCTAAAGGAGGAGATGGAGAAGCTCCTGACGGAATTCCTCTTTGAAAAGCCTGTGGGTAAGAAGGAAAGGGAAGAGATAAAACAGATGAGACATATGCTAGAAGGTCAGGCCAAGAAGGGTAAAGACCTTATAGACCTAAAGTTCTCCCCAGGCGGGCTGCTGGATGGAGAGTTCATAATCCAGTACTACATAATCTTAGAAGGTCTAAGAGAGCCTTCTATGATAAGGGCATGTCAGAAGCTCATGGAAAAGCACAGTATACTGAAAGACGTGTACCAAAAGTACATGTTTTTGAGGCTTGTAGAAACAAGGCTTAGGCTCTCAAAGGAGAGAGCTGGCTCCGTGTTGCATAGGCAAGACCTCCAAAGACTAGCAAGTTCTCTGGGGATGGACGTAGACGAATTCTCAGAAGAGCTTTTCAACACCCTTAAAGGCATGAGAGAACTCTTTTTGGAAGTGTTCGGCTAG
- a CDS encoding KaiC domain-containing protein — protein sequence MEHREKHYKEELEEGQHEKPEPDLSAVYTGSEALKKAPEIYGVPTGVEGLDDLFFIVKEENGKLVKKSLNGIPAYSVLNITGVSDTGKSLMVEQFSVYQASRGQKVAFITVESPANFVVASLKLRASAMGLKFEDFQDNIILIDAASSTRLRENVPDLLATLAYVIKNYHVRFTVIDSVTGLFENKEMMARAIVRRLFNFMKKWYQTALFVSQKRSGHEELTAEAAGGYAVGHIVDGTMVLAKELVDSPYKAKLYKKSVGDIVRLFRIDGCRMSGHDTRTHFLEITETGLVRIKEPIGGS from the coding sequence ATGGAGCATAGAGAAAAGCATTACAAGGAGGAGCTGGAGGAAGGACAGCACGAAAAGCCAGAACCTGATCTGTCCGCTGTTTACACAGGTTCCGAAGCGCTTAAGAAAGCTCCCGAGATATACGGGGTACCCACGGGTGTAGAAGGGTTGGATGACCTTTTCTTCATAGTCAAGGAAGAAAACGGAAAGCTGGTCAAGAAGTCTCTGAACGGTATACCAGCCTACTCGGTTCTAAACATAACGGGGGTTTCCGACACTGGAAAGTCTCTCATGGTAGAACAGTTCTCTGTCTACCAGGCCAGTAGGGGACAGAAGGTGGCCTTCATCACCGTAGAGTCTCCCGCCAACTTCGTAGTAGCCTCCCTGAAGTTGAGAGCCAGTGCCATGGGCTTGAAGTTTGAAGACTTCCAGGACAACATAATACTCATAGACGCTGCTTCTTCAACAAGGCTTAGGGAAAACGTCCCGGATCTGCTTGCCACTTTAGCCTATGTGATAAAGAACTACCATGTTAGGTTCACAGTTATAGACTCAGTGACAGGCCTCTTCGAAAACAAGGAGATGATGGCAAGAGCCATAGTGAGAAGACTGTTCAACTTCATGAAGAAGTGGTACCAAACGGCCCTGTTTGTATCCCAAAAGAGAAGTGGACACGAGGAGCTCACAGCGGAGGCTGCAGGTGGTTACGCAGTAGGCCACATAGTAGACGGAACCATGGTTTTGGCTAAGGAGCTAGTGGATTCACCTTACAAGGCAAAGCTTTACAAGAAGAGCGTAGGAGACATAGTTAGGCTCTTCAGGATAGACGGCTGTAGAATGTCGGGCCACGACACAAGGACACACTTCCTAGAAATTACAGAAACAGGTCTAGTTAGGATAAAAGAACCTATAGGGGGTAGTTAA
- a CDS encoding 2Fe-2S iron-sulfur cluster-binding protein, whose translation MAKVKINGKVFDIPVGVRFGELHHEIEKAGIEFGCTDGQCGVCVCTVKKGLECLAEPSETEEETLWRIGEYQEERRLTCQLVIEKEGCEIELETD comes from the coding sequence ATGGCCAAGGTGAAGATAAACGGAAAGGTGTTTGACATACCTGTAGGTGTTAGATTTGGTGAGCTACATCATGAGATAGAGAAAGCTGGGATTGAGTTTGGATGCACCGATGGTCAGTGCGGCGTCTGTGTGTGTACTGTGAAGAAGGGACTTGAGTGTCTAGCTGAGCCTTCTGAAACTGAAGAGGAGACCTTGTGGCGCATAGGCGAGTACCAGGAGGAGAGAAGGCTCACCTGTCAGCTGGTAATAGAAAAGGAAGGTTGCGAGATAGAGCTAGAGACGGACTAA
- a CDS encoding TIGR01212 family radical SAM protein (This family includes YhcC from E. coli K-12, an uncharacterized radical SAM protein.): MIGLQAPFFSLKDYLKGKYGKRVQKITVALPFTCPNIDGTKARGGCTYCFAGTRPAHLEPHVPLRTQIEEGIRRAKNRYGKNILFFIYYQSYSNTYGDYEFLKRAYDTALEFDEVVGIDVGTRPDCAPEWVLDLLESYADRGLEVWVEYGLQSANFSTLRFINRAHGVSDFVDAVLRTKRRNLKVCAHVILGLPHEDEEDMLETAKLISALPVDGVKIHPLHVIKGTKMAEQYLKGEFRVLSLEEYARRAADFIEVLPEHVVIHRLTGEVEEDRLIAPDYCTYARKHDVIKAIVDELISRRSRQGSKKLLNR, translated from the coding sequence ATGATAGGCCTGCAGGCACCTTTTTTTTCTTTGAAAGACTACCTTAAAGGCAAGTACGGGAAGAGAGTGCAGAAGATAACTGTGGCCTTACCCTTCACATGTCCAAACATAGACGGAACAAAGGCTAGGGGAGGATGTACTTACTGCTTTGCTGGTACAAGGCCTGCTCATCTTGAGCCTCACGTACCTTTAAGGACGCAGATAGAGGAAGGTATAAGAAGGGCGAAGAATAGGTACGGTAAAAACATACTCTTCTTTATCTACTATCAGTCTTACTCCAACACTTACGGAGATTACGAGTTTTTAAAGAGGGCGTATGACACGGCTTTGGAGTTTGATGAGGTAGTGGGTATAGATGTGGGTACACGGCCAGACTGTGCTCCCGAGTGGGTCCTAGACCTTCTTGAGAGCTACGCAGACAGGGGATTAGAGGTTTGGGTAGAGTATGGACTTCAGAGTGCAAACTTTAGTACGCTTAGGTTCATAAACAGGGCTCACGGAGTGTCTGACTTTGTGGATGCAGTACTCAGGACCAAGAGAAGGAACTTAAAGGTTTGTGCCCATGTAATACTAGGACTTCCCCATGAGGACGAGGAGGATATGTTGGAGACGGCTAAGCTCATCAGCGCACTGCCCGTGGACGGTGTGAAGATCCATCCCCTTCATGTAATAAAAGGGACCAAGATGGCTGAACAGTACCTAAAGGGTGAGTTCAGAGTTCTATCACTTGAAGAATACGCAAGGAGAGCGGCAGACTTTATAGAGGTGTTGCCAGAGCATGTGGTGATACACAGGCTGACGGGAGAGGTAGAGGAAGACAGGCTCATAGCTCCAGACTACTGTACCTACGCCAGAAAGCATGACGTTATAAAGGCCATAGTGGATGAACTCATCTCAAGGAGGTCAAGGCAAGGTTCAAAGAAGCTCTTAAACAGATGA
- a CDS encoding DUF1858 domain-containing protein yields the protein MKLDVRGLEPPQPMIKIAQALESLKEGEVLEVLGSRPFTHLLPRLKELGFDYELIQTQDGYLLKIWRSGQEVKEKEPEKFTIDENTNVGQLLKRYPQALEILIRYGFTPLKNPLLRKILPHTVTLGQAKKIRKLSDEKFQAMLEEIRKLQGL from the coding sequence ATGAAGCTTGACGTCAGGGGCCTTGAGCCTCCCCAGCCTATGATCAAGATAGCTCAGGCTTTAGAGAGCCTAAAGGAGGGTGAGGTTCTGGAAGTTTTAGGCTCAAGACCCTTTACCCATCTCCTACCAAGGCTCAAAGAGCTTGGCTTTGACTACGAGCTTATTCAAACGCAAGATGGATATCTACTGAAAATATGGAGATCTGGCCAAGAGGTTAAAGAAAAGGAACCAGAGAAGTTTACCATAGATGAAAACACCAACGTAGGACAGCTCCTAAAGAGGTACCCTCAGGCCCTGGAGATACTCATAAGGTACGGCTTTACACCCTTGAAGAATCCCCTCCTGCGTAAGATACTACCCCACACGGTTACATTGGGGCAGGCCAAAAAGATAAGAAAACTCTCCGATGAAAAGTTTCAAGCCATGCTGGAAGAGATAAGAAAACTCCAAGGATTATAA
- a CDS encoding DUF2249 domain-containing protein → MKNTLFGKISGRCFFGVKKGELFGFMPMGDALMCKSFNIVNNHDPLPLFPISVGWRYEEWGGTYWKVLINNIGG, encoded by the coding sequence ATGAAGAATACTTTGTTTGGTAAGATCAGCGGAAGGTGTTTCTTCGGAGTTAAGAAGGGAGAGCTTTTTGGCTTTATGCCGATGGGTGATGCACTCATGTGTAAGAGTTTTAACATAGTCAACAATCACGACCCACTGCCTTTATTTCCCATTTCCGTAGGGTGGCGTTACGAAGAGTGGGGCGGAACCTACTGGAAGGTGCTCATAAACAATATAGGAGGGTAA